A part of Paenibacillus donghaensis genomic DNA contains:
- a CDS encoding SGNH/GDSL hydrolase family protein, translated as MNHNQTTGPQELEYKYIVSGDSISKGVVYDEDRSKYVILEDNYVSLLQGKLSGALRNTARFGNTLLKGLTNLKRDVLKEKPDVVLIEYGGNDCDFYWKEIAEHPEAEHNPKTDFNAFEQMLHDMIDFLRSQQVMPVLMSLPPLNAENYIKWVSQSSPDTEAILLKWLGSVTKIYWWQERYNSVIIKVAERTKTRIIDVRGAFLQHPDFTRFICRDGIHPNKEGHRIIYDKVMDYFSHSEPQLLLNSSV; from the coding sequence ATGAACCACAACCAAACTACAGGACCGCAAGAGCTTGAATACAAGTATATCGTAAGCGGGGATTCGATCTCCAAAGGTGTCGTCTATGATGAAGACCGCAGCAAATATGTGATTCTTGAAGACAATTATGTATCCCTGCTGCAGGGCAAGCTAAGTGGAGCGCTGCGCAATACCGCCCGTTTCGGCAATACGCTGCTGAAGGGCTTAACGAATCTCAAAAGAGATGTGCTGAAGGAGAAACCGGATGTTGTGCTGATCGAATACGGCGGAAATGATTGTGATTTCTACTGGAAGGAAATCGCTGAGCATCCGGAAGCCGAGCATAATCCCAAGACGGATTTCAACGCTTTTGAGCAAATGCTGCATGATATGATTGACTTCCTGCGCAGCCAGCAGGTGATGCCGGTCTTGATGAGCCTGCCGCCGCTGAATGCCGAGAACTATATCAAATGGGTCAGCCAGAGTAGTCCGGATACCGAAGCCATTCTGCTCAAATGGCTAGGCAGCGTGACCAAGATCTATTGGTGGCAAGAACGCTACAACTCGGTAATCATCAAGGTCGCAGAGAGGACCAAGACCCGCATCATTGATGTGCGCGGCGCATTTCTGCAGCATCCCGACTTCACCCGGTTTATCTGCCGTGACGGCATCCATCCCAATAAAGAAGGACACCGGATCATTTATGACAAAGTCATGGATTACTTCAGCCATAGCGAACCTCAGTTGCTGCTGAACAGCTCTGTATAG
- a CDS encoding DinB family protein translates to MSEIIDECLRRLDQSLGYLEQALGGLSEEQVWYRPRPKMNAIGNLCLHIAGSEYQHLVSGIGGRPFKRNRPDEFLTRSGYSPEELLGQLREVREESREVVRALTQDDLERGVTIRHTAEAGMNDYTWSIQKILIGATEHYSYHTGQIVYAAKLLQDTDRHLLNWKHYD, encoded by the coding sequence ATGAGTGAAATCATTGATGAATGTCTGAGAAGACTGGACCAGTCACTGGGTTATCTGGAACAGGCGCTTGGCGGATTGTCAGAAGAGCAAGTATGGTACCGCCCCAGGCCGAAGATGAATGCGATAGGCAACCTATGTCTGCATATAGCAGGCAGCGAATACCAGCATCTGGTCAGCGGGATTGGCGGCAGGCCTTTCAAGCGGAATCGTCCTGATGAATTCCTGACCCGGTCAGGTTATTCGCCGGAGGAATTGCTGGGTCAGCTGAGGGAAGTAAGAGAGGAGAGCCGGGAAGTGGTCCGCGCGCTGACGCAAGATGATCTGGAACGGGGAGTTACAATTCGCCATACAGCGGAGGCGGGGATGAATGATTACACCTGGAGTATCCAGAAGATTCTGATCGGGGCTACCGAGCACTATTCCTACCATACCGGCCAGATCGTCTATGCCGCCAAGCTGCTGCAGGATACGGACAGGCATTTGTTGAACTGGAAGCATTACGACTGA
- a CDS encoding sugar phosphate isomerase/epimerase family protein: protein MIITKLKELLSISYGTLAHTAGHLPLKELTAALQNYNIEFVQLALSKAIADIDLSPGKLSPGLASHIGEQFDKAGIRIGVMGCYINPVHPDPIVRRAEIDRFKETIRYARQFGAPMVATETGALTTYKELDPYRYEEIGWEALKSTIEELAEEAEKWGVFIGLEGVSHHTLSTPDKMRRILDEVPSSTLGVVLDPCNLIGEAIEEQDALVDSCFKLFGDRIILAHLKDIYQEGSRVYHGQAGAGLFHSADFLRKLHEYKPGIDISLEDTPGPYINEAVARLNRMFSI, encoded by the coding sequence TTGATTATTACAAAGTTAAAGGAGCTGTTATCCATCAGTTACGGAACTCTGGCCCATACCGCAGGCCACCTGCCTTTGAAAGAGCTTACAGCGGCACTGCAGAACTACAATATCGAATTCGTACAGCTGGCCTTATCCAAGGCTATCGCCGACATTGATCTTTCACCCGGCAAGCTTAGCCCCGGTCTCGCCAGCCATATCGGAGAGCAATTCGACAAAGCGGGCATCCGTATCGGAGTCATGGGCTGCTACATCAACCCGGTTCATCCCGATCCGATCGTCCGCCGCGCCGAAATCGACCGTTTCAAGGAGACGATTCGCTACGCACGCCAATTCGGCGCACCCATGGTCGCCACCGAGACCGGAGCCTTAACCACCTACAAGGAGCTGGACCCTTACCGTTATGAGGAAATCGGCTGGGAAGCGCTGAAGTCTACCATTGAGGAATTGGCTGAGGAAGCAGAGAAATGGGGAGTGTTCATCGGATTGGAGGGCGTAAGCCACCATACCCTGTCTACCCCGGACAAAATGCGCCGCATCCTAGATGAGGTTCCCTCCAGTACCCTTGGCGTCGTGCTTGACCCCTGCAATCTGATCGGTGAAGCGATAGAAGAGCAGGACGCCCTCGTTGACAGCTGCTTCAAGCTGTTCGGCGACCGTATTATTCTCGCTCATCTGAAGGATATCTACCAGGAGGGCAGCCGGGTATATCATGGACAAGCCGGAGCCGGCTTGTTCCACAGTGCAGACTTCCTGCGTAAGCTGCATGAATACAAGCCGGGCATTGACATCTCCCTGGAGGACACTCCCGGCCCTTACATCAATGAAGCTGTGGCCCGGCTGAACCGGATGTTCAGTATCTAG
- a CDS encoding acetylxylan esterase, giving the protein MNTIQLRKRELENCRPAATLDAETANHYWDNALAEYEQKPLELVIVPEETPYPGMSVSKVSFKGFDDTLIYAWHIQPAGHAAATEQLPLIVTFPGYTGDRGYPERYSAWLLSGHAVLAVDARGQKGETGNLLPYESGAVKGWITQGIMEKERSYYMAIAMDTVRAVEVAAQLPGVDPARIGITGGSQGGGIALLAGALSKRISAIVADIPNLCRIDFGVLNSSSSLTEVADYVKRFPDRMDQVFENLSYFDIVNLAGRITAPVLMSVGWKDMVCMPETIYAAYNRIESYKEINDYPFSGHEVSEYQNRLAVEFMQKYLGKQTLL; this is encoded by the coding sequence ATGAACACGATTCAATTACGCAAGCGGGAGCTGGAGAATTGCCGTCCGGCAGCTACACTGGATGCCGAAACGGCAAATCATTATTGGGACAACGCCTTGGCGGAATATGAGCAGAAGCCGCTGGAGCTAGTCATTGTTCCTGAAGAGACCCCGTATCCCGGAATGAGCGTAAGCAAGGTGAGCTTCAAAGGTTTCGACGACACGCTGATCTACGCCTGGCATATTCAACCGGCAGGCCATGCGGCTGCAACGGAGCAGCTGCCGTTGATTGTTACTTTTCCCGGCTACACAGGTGACCGCGGCTATCCCGAACGGTATTCGGCGTGGCTGCTGTCCGGACATGCCGTACTCGCCGTGGATGCACGCGGCCAGAAAGGGGAGACCGGCAATCTGCTGCCCTATGAGAGCGGCGCGGTGAAGGGCTGGATCACCCAAGGCATTATGGAGAAGGAACGTTCCTATTACATGGCGATTGCCATGGATACCGTTCGTGCCGTTGAAGTTGCAGCCCAGCTGCCTGGAGTAGATCCGGCGCGGATCGGCATCACCGGCGGCAGCCAGGGCGGCGGAATCGCATTGCTGGCGGGAGCGCTCAGCAAGCGGATCTCTGCCATAGTCGCCGACATTCCCAACCTGTGCCGCATCGATTTCGGAGTGCTGAACTCCAGCAGCTCGCTGACGGAAGTGGCCGATTATGTGAAACGGTTCCCTGACCGGATGGATCAGGTGTTCGAGAACCTGTCCTATTTCGATATTGTCAATCTGGCCGGACGCATTACAGCCCCTGTGCTGATGTCGGTAGGCTGGAAGGATATGGTCTGTATGCCGGAAACCATCTACGCTGCGTACAACCGAATCGAATCCTATAAGGAGATCAATGACTATCCGTTCTCCGGGCATGAAGTGAGTGAATATCAGAACCGCCTGGCGGTAGAGTTTATGCAGAAGTATCTCGGTAAGCAGACGCTGCTGTAG
- a CDS encoding DUF2798 domain-containing protein, with protein sequence MGRNKREGFIFTLIMCALMVLGMSIYNTLLMEGWSTAVVQKVIIGYLPAFIVALILDVYVVGKVAKGIVRKLTKESDPMIKKILLISSFMVMGMVMFMSLYGALLHVGFTAELPMAYLAALGKNFICALPLQLILVGPLARFIFTKIIPTPVPN encoded by the coding sequence ATGGGAAGAAACAAAAGAGAAGGATTTATTTTTACGCTAATCATGTGTGCATTAATGGTATTGGGAATGAGCATCTATAATACTTTGCTAATGGAAGGATGGTCGACTGCAGTAGTACAAAAAGTGATCATCGGCTACCTTCCCGCCTTCATCGTCGCTCTAATCCTGGATGTGTATGTAGTAGGTAAAGTCGCCAAAGGCATTGTACGTAAACTGACTAAAGAATCCGATCCTATGATCAAAAAAATTCTGCTTATATCCTCTTTTATGGTTATGGGTATGGTCATGTTTATGTCCCTGTATGGCGCTTTGCTCCATGTAGGCTTTACTGCAGAATTACCCATGGCTTATCTCGCTGCACTGGGTAAAAACTTTATTTGTGCTTTGCCCCTGCAGCTGATTCTCGTGGGTCCTCTGGCCCGGTTTATATTCACCAAAATCATTCCTACACCTGTGCCGAATTGA
- a CDS encoding MarR family winged helix-turn-helix transcriptional regulator has protein sequence MNKNLQEMNLIDLLSEKHLALRKRVTELYPDSINKTESHILAVLEARQMLSISEISRIINISRQGTHKSIQGLLSQGYVEAVDVAGNNRDKHIVLSSKGLECNKKMLILKKQLEQQIIDKLGNSHVELIKTLLKEDWLDS, from the coding sequence ATGAACAAGAATTTGCAGGAAATGAATCTGATTGATTTGCTTAGCGAAAAACATCTGGCTTTACGTAAAAGAGTGACTGAACTGTACCCGGATAGTATTAATAAAACCGAATCTCATATTTTGGCTGTCCTTGAGGCTCGGCAAATGCTCTCTATCTCTGAAATAAGCCGAATAATTAATATCTCGCGGCAAGGAACGCATAAGAGTATTCAAGGTCTGTTGTCACAAGGCTATGTGGAGGCTGTAGATGTTGCGGGGAATAACCGCGATAAGCATATCGTTCTAAGTTCTAAGGGGTTAGAGTGCAATAAAAAAATGCTGATTCTCAAAAAGCAATTAGAGCAGCAAATCATCGATAAGCTGGGAAATAGCCATGTGGAGCTAATCAAAACGCTGCTGAAAGAGGATTGGCTGGACTCTTAA
- a CDS encoding YkvA family protein, with the protein MDKNEEKLAVETAVQGIPYSVENEKLVKKKFWSKTKAFAGKIPFTREAIAMYYCALDARTPLWAKGIAFGALAYFIAPVDAIPDVFVGLGLTDDAAIIAAGFRALSGQVTDEHRHKAEEFFGDSPAQKDSTDL; encoded by the coding sequence ATGGACAAGAATGAGGAGAAGCTGGCGGTAGAAACAGCTGTGCAGGGAATCCCTTACAGCGTGGAGAATGAGAAGCTGGTGAAGAAGAAGTTTTGGTCCAAGACCAAGGCCTTTGCCGGCAAAATCCCCTTTACCCGCGAAGCGATAGCGATGTATTATTGTGCCCTTGATGCCAGAACGCCGCTCTGGGCCAAAGGCATTGCCTTCGGCGCACTGGCCTATTTCATCGCACCGGTGGATGCCATTCCCGATGTGTTTGTGGGTCTGGGCCTCACTGATGATGCGGCCATTATCGCAGCTGGGTTCAGGGCTTTGTCCGGCCAAGTGACAGATGAGCACCGCCACAAGGCTGAAGAGTTTTTCGGAGATTCGCCGGCCCAGAAGGATTCTACCGATCTGTAA
- a CDS encoding winged helix-turn-helix transcriptional regulator — translation MRNRKGGFGNIQGCDKAACPVEYTLDVIGGKWKGILIYHLMDGTKRFNEFRRICPGITQRMLTLQLRELEEDGVVHREVYHQVPPKVEYSLTEFGATLIPIILLMKDWGEVYTNKQLSVESCLEKEL, via the coding sequence ATGCGCAACCGTAAAGGCGGTTTCGGGAATATCCAGGGCTGCGATAAAGCAGCCTGTCCCGTCGAATATACACTAGATGTGATCGGAGGCAAATGGAAAGGCATTCTGATCTACCATCTCATGGATGGCACGAAACGCTTCAACGAATTCCGCCGCATCTGTCCCGGCATTACCCAGCGGATGCTGACGCTACAGCTGCGTGAACTGGAAGAGGACGGGGTTGTCCACCGCGAGGTGTACCATCAGGTGCCGCCCAAGGTTGAATATTCCCTGACTGAGTTCGGGGCCACACTGATTCCGATCATCCTGCTGATGAAAGACTGGGGCGAGGTGTACACAAATAAACAGCTTTCCGTGGAAAGCTGCCTGGAGAAGGAACTATGA
- a CDS encoding NAD(P)H-dependent oxidoreductase — MQTLALTQQQEEILSAYRFRHATKEFDSSRVVPERDFRFILETGRLSPSSFGFEPWKFVVVQNPEIREKLRAHAWGAQKQLSTASHFVLILARLPQDMMADSAYIQHMMQDVHELPEEVIAGRGKVYDQFLKVDFALAHNERAMFEWGCRQTYLALGNMMTAAAQIGVDSCPIEGFDKARIEQVLTEEGIMDPEHFGISVMAAFGYRLNEPRPKSRQSSEEIIQWV; from the coding sequence ATGCAAACCTTAGCTTTAACTCAGCAGCAGGAAGAGATTCTGTCCGCTTACCGCTTCCGTCATGCCACCAAGGAATTTGATTCCAGCCGGGTCGTCCCAGAGCGGGATTTCCGCTTCATTCTGGAGACGGGAAGGCTGTCGCCCAGCTCTTTCGGGTTCGAACCCTGGAAGTTTGTCGTGGTGCAGAATCCAGAAATCCGGGAGAAGCTGCGGGCTCACGCCTGGGGAGCGCAGAAGCAGTTGTCGACCGCCAGCCATTTCGTGCTGATTCTGGCCAGACTTCCCCAGGATATGATGGCGGATTCCGCATATATCCAGCATATGATGCAGGATGTGCATGAGCTGCCGGAGGAGGTAATTGCGGGGAGAGGCAAAGTGTATGACCAGTTTTTGAAGGTTGATTTTGCGCTTGCCCACAATGAAAGGGCTATGTTTGAGTGGGGCTGCCGCCAGACCTATCTGGCGCTGGGCAATATGATGACAGCCGCTGCACAGATTGGTGTGGATTCCTGCCCGATTGAAGGTTTTGACAAAGCGCGGATCGAGCAGGTTCTGACGGAAGAAGGCATTATGGACCCGGAACATTTTGGGATCTCCGTGATGGCAGCCTTTGGTTACCGCCTGAATGAGCCGCGTCCCAAGTCGCGCCAATCCTCCGAAGAGATTATTCAGTGGGTCTGA
- a CDS encoding CidA/LrgA family protein translates to MKKIIIIIAQVILLYLFFQAGNFLQRLLHLPVSGSIVGLLLLFVLLLCRIVPLKWIEAGSVTIMSYLPLFFIPATAGIVNHLDIFSGKGLLLILILIISSVLTMAAAAHASQWLATLNGRHPGRSRWLGRRSIEKGKEI, encoded by the coding sequence ATGAAAAAAATCATTATCATCATCGCCCAGGTGATCCTGCTGTACCTGTTCTTCCAAGCCGGAAACTTCCTGCAAAGGCTGCTGCACCTTCCGGTGTCGGGAAGCATCGTGGGGCTGCTGCTGCTGTTTGTCCTGCTGCTCTGCAGAATTGTGCCGCTGAAATGGATTGAAGCCGGCTCTGTCACTATAATGTCCTACCTCCCGTTATTCTTTATTCCGGCAACGGCAGGCATTGTGAACCATCTGGATATTTTTAGCGGGAAAGGGCTGCTGCTCATCCTGATTCTGATCATCAGCAGTGTGCTGACGATGGCGGCAGCCGCACATGCCAGTCAATGGCTTGCCACGCTTAACGGGAGGCATCCCGGACGGAGCCGCTGGCTGGGCAGAAGGAGCATAGAGAAGGGGAAGGAAATCTGA
- a CDS encoding LrgB family protein: MVMLAAGIVLLNVAIYLMMSVIYRRYHLPFLIPALTATAAVVAILLWFKIPYDTYMIGGQWINQLLGPAVVSLAYPLYKQRHVLVQNLPAILGGTIAGLLVGMFSGLLLAAGLGFSKSYVLSLLPKSITTPVAIQISDSLGGDSSLTSVFVMVAGFTGAIGGPYIIKLFRIRSEVGIGIGFGTASHALGTAKALEYGEQSVSMSSVAMTVCAVVGSVIGPLVAWLMYP, encoded by the coding sequence ATGGTAATGCTTGCTGCCGGAATTGTATTGCTGAATGTTGCCATTTATCTGATGATGTCCGTGATCTACAGACGGTATCACCTTCCGTTCCTGATCCCTGCGCTGACAGCTACTGCCGCTGTGGTTGCCATCCTGTTATGGTTCAAAATCCCCTATGATACCTATATGATCGGCGGTCAATGGATCAACCAGCTGCTGGGGCCTGCCGTGGTTTCACTGGCTTATCCGCTGTATAAGCAGCGCCATGTGCTTGTGCAGAATCTGCCCGCCATTCTGGGTGGAACGATTGCCGGATTGCTGGTGGGCATGTTCAGCGGGCTGCTGCTGGCGGCCGGACTAGGCTTCTCCAAAAGCTATGTGCTCTCGCTGCTGCCCAAATCGATTACCACGCCGGTGGCAATTCAAATCTCGGACAGTCTGGGCGGGGATTCCTCGCTGACCTCCGTTTTCGTGATGGTTGCCGGATTTACGGGGGCCATTGGCGGCCCATATATCATTAAGCTGTTCCGAATCCGCAGTGAGGTGGGGATCGGCATCGGCTTCGGTACAGCCTCCCATGCCCTGGGGACAGCCAAAGCGCTGGAGTACGGCGAGCAGTCTGTCTCGATGAGTTCCGTAGCTATGACGGTCTGTGCGGTGGTAGGCTCCGTGATTGGCCCGCTTGTCGCCTGGCTGATGTATCCGTAA
- a CDS encoding putative ABC transporter permease — MAAAGSYFFYFMLYSFLGWVLEGSYQLYTAGTFRKEGFLKGPFKPMYGLAPVLLLACKDLGWPLPLLLVLALLVPSAVEYASGWLLKTLFRKQWWDYSAMPYQLQGHICLRFSLYWWGLSAACLFGLQPLAGWLYRLVQPVWNWTAPGFMLLFAADLLWTWRTRRSGQTELEPSEG; from the coding sequence GTGGCTGCCGCGGGCTCCTATTTTTTCTATTTCATGCTGTATTCCTTTCTGGGCTGGGTGCTCGAAGGCTCCTATCAACTGTACACAGCGGGAACCTTTCGTAAGGAAGGATTCCTGAAAGGTCCGTTTAAGCCAATGTATGGACTCGCTCCGGTACTGCTGCTGGCCTGCAAGGACCTCGGATGGCCGCTGCCTCTGCTCCTGGTGCTGGCTCTCTTGGTTCCTTCGGCGGTTGAATATGCCAGCGGCTGGCTGCTGAAGACCTTGTTCCGCAAGCAGTGGTGGGATTACTCTGCCATGCCTTATCAGCTGCAGGGTCATATTTGCCTGCGGTTCTCGCTCTACTGGTGGGGGCTGTCAGCCGCCTGCTTGTTTGGCTTGCAGCCGCTGGCAGGCTGGCTGTACCGTCTGGTTCAGCCGGTATGGAACTGGACAGCGCCGGGTTTCATGCTGCTGTTCGCCGCCGATCTGCTGTGGACCTGGCGCACGCGGCGGAGTGGGCAGACAGAACTGGAGCCAAGTGAAGGCTGA
- a CDS encoding histidine phosphatase family protein, producing the protein MITSLYMVRHAASPFVVGEELKRGLSEQGLKDARVISDILMNEEIALLISSPYKRAIDTISFLAEALNQEIHRYEELRERAIVSTEIEIAHEEILRGIERSFSDVNYKMQGGESTLEAQKRVIPLIEKIINQYKGKKVAVGTHGNIMTIILNYFDQEYGYAFFAQTSKPDIYKLELDDLKLLRVERLWPASCEAAPRGI; encoded by the coding sequence ATGATAACATCTTTGTATATGGTGCGGCATGCCGCTTCACCATTCGTTGTAGGAGAAGAGTTGAAGAGGGGGCTGTCAGAGCAGGGGCTGAAGGACGCGCGAGTAATTAGTGATATTTTGATGAATGAGGAGATAGCGCTGCTGATATCAAGCCCTTACAAAAGGGCTATAGATACAATCTCTTTTTTGGCAGAAGCCTTAAATCAGGAGATTCATAGGTATGAGGAACTCAGGGAAAGAGCGATCGTAAGCACGGAGATTGAGATTGCGCATGAAGAAATTCTGCGGGGGATAGAGCGTTCTTTTAGCGATGTGAATTATAAAATGCAGGGTGGAGAAAGCACGCTGGAGGCTCAGAAGCGAGTCATTCCGCTCATAGAGAAGATAATCAATCAGTATAAAGGTAAAAAGGTCGCAGTAGGTACGCACGGCAATATTATGACAATCATTCTGAATTACTTTGATCAGGAATATGGATATGCATTCTTCGCACAAACCTCCAAACCCGATATTTATAAGCTGGAATTGGATGATTTGAAATTACTTAGGGTTGAGCGTCTTTGGCCTGCTTCGTGCGAAGCAGCCCCAAGGGGAATATGA
- a CDS encoding DUF2809 domain-containing protein translates to MMWANRAVYAGFTLLVMALGLGSRKFGGLLPEFVHAHAGDALWASMVYLMFRVLLVDRSRLLALKLSLLLSFGIEFSQLYQSDWINGLRATTLGALVLGKGFLWIDLLRYAVGILLTFAADGYLRTRKQQLD, encoded by the coding sequence ATGATGTGGGCAAATAGAGCGGTGTACGCGGGCTTCACGCTGCTGGTTATGGCTCTGGGATTAGGGTCCAGGAAGTTTGGCGGTCTGCTGCCGGAGTTCGTTCATGCTCATGCGGGAGATGCGCTGTGGGCCAGTATGGTTTACCTGATGTTCCGTGTGCTGCTGGTGGACCGAAGCCGGCTCCTTGCGTTGAAGCTAAGTCTGCTGCTGAGCTTCGGGATCGAATTCAGCCAGCTCTATCAGAGTGACTGGATCAATGGGTTACGTGCCACGACCTTGGGGGCATTGGTTCTGGGAAAAGGGTTTCTGTGGATCGATTTGCTCCGGTATGCGGTAGGAATTCTGCTAACGTTCGCCGCTGACGGCTATCTCCGAACGCGCAAACAGCAGCTTGATTAA
- a CDS encoding DsbA family protein codes for MKAEEMGNVSCDLETGLCSPQEDNGAEEIWIQEPPKVSVIYYTDPICSACWALEPSIRKLQEEYGSQFKLEYRMGGLLPGWQAFSDAGNGISKPSDVAGHWEEIARHFNMSMDGDVWLEDPLDSSYPPSIAYKAAQLQGEKRAEAYLRRIREMVFLEKTNIAKEEHLLAAAGEVGLDTGLFLADFHSEAARIAFDKDMEDGRSYNVRGFPTLIFVGPAGKGYAQSGIRPYEQYVQLLEKAAGHSLERQPVELGVEQTMQKYGFLGTEEVRVLLDLDQAGALSQLAALEAAGKLKRVPVKFGEFWRWNKVS; via the coding sequence ATGAAAGCAGAGGAAATGGGAAACGTGTCTTGCGATCTGGAGACAGGCCTGTGCAGTCCACAAGAAGACAATGGTGCTGAAGAGATATGGATTCAGGAGCCGCCCAAAGTAAGCGTGATCTATTACACCGACCCAATCTGCTCGGCTTGCTGGGCGCTGGAGCCTTCGATCCGCAAGCTGCAGGAGGAATATGGCAGCCAGTTTAAGCTGGAGTACCGCATGGGCGGATTGCTTCCCGGCTGGCAGGCGTTCAGCGATGCCGGGAACGGAATCTCCAAGCCTTCCGACGTAGCCGGACATTGGGAGGAAATTGCCCGCCATTTCAACATGTCGATGGACGGCGACGTCTGGCTGGAGGACCCGCTGGATTCCTCCTATCCGCCATCCATTGCCTATAAGGCGGCTCAGTTGCAAGGCGAGAAGCGGGCTGAAGCTTATCTGCGCCGCATCCGTGAGATGGTATTTCTGGAGAAGACCAACATCGCTAAGGAGGAACATCTGCTGGCGGCCGCCGGAGAAGTCGGGCTGGATACCGGCTTGTTCCTCGCCGACTTCCACAGTGAAGCGGCCCGGATAGCCTTCGACAAAGACATGGAGGATGGCCGCAGCTATAATGTGCGCGGATTTCCTACCCTGATCTTCGTGGGGCCTGCAGGCAAAGGGTATGCCCAGTCCGGCATCCGCCCGTATGAGCAATATGTACAGCTGCTGGAGAAGGCGGCGGGGCATAGTCTGGAGCGCCAGCCGGTAGAGCTCGGCGTGGAACAGACGATGCAGAAATACGGGTTCCTCGGTACAGAGGAAGTGCGAGTGCTGCTGGATCTGGACCAGGCCGGTGCGCTGAGCCAGCTGGCCGCGCTGGAGGCTGCCGGGAAGCTGAAGCGGGTGCCGGTGAAATTCGGCGAGTTCTGGCGCTGGAACAAGGTATCCTGA
- a CDS encoding lipid II flippase Amj family protein codes for MTNSLIVVCLLTMIIHTAETLSYSVRFAGVRLNKIAIALSLTGIIVLVSRTANMVQAPLTAKFVDYANTVNSNGGPVFPLENYLRIILLASSLGTLLAIAVFPTFVGLFQRIIARLEIEGSLPKLLGSVTIGQLKNTRKYIRKPKIKLYSFRYLGIPKRFIVLNIFVTAFYTVGVLASLYAAHLVPAFSTTASQASGLINGMATILLTIFIDPQLGLITHKAIENIEYRDQLGKIYVLLMGSRFLGTLLAQLFLEPSAHFITMLVKLL; via the coding sequence ATGACAAATAGTTTAATTGTAGTATGCCTGCTGACGATGATCATCCACACTGCGGAAACCTTGTCCTATTCGGTGCGTTTTGCCGGAGTCCGGCTGAATAAAATTGCGATTGCCCTGTCGCTGACCGGGATTATCGTGCTGGTCTCCCGCACGGCGAATATGGTACAGGCACCGCTCACCGCCAAGTTTGTCGATTATGCCAATACCGTCAATTCCAACGGAGGGCCTGTATTTCCGCTGGAGAACTATTTGCGGATTATCCTGCTGGCTTCTTCGCTCGGCACTCTGCTGGCGATCGCGGTTTTTCCGACCTTTGTCGGCCTGTTTCAGCGTATTATCGCCAGGCTGGAGATTGAGGGCTCGCTGCCCAAGCTACTGGGGAGTGTGACCATAGGCCAGCTTAAGAACACCCGAAAGTACATAAGGAAGCCAAAAATCAAGCTGTACAGCTTCAGATACCTCGGCATCCCCAAACGGTTTATTGTGCTGAATATCTTCGTCACCGCGTTCTATACGGTAGGGGTGCTCGCCTCGCTGTATGCTGCCCATCTAGTGCCTGCATTCAGCACTACAGCCTCCCAGGCATCGGGGTTGATCAACGGGATGGCGACCATCCTGCTGACAATCTTCATTGACCCGCAGCTGGGCCTCATTACTCACAAAGCGATTGAGAACATTGAATACCGCGACCAGCTAGGCAAAATCTACGTCCTGCTGATGGGCTCCCGGTTTCTCGGCACCTTGCTGGCCCAGCTGTTTCTTGAGCCGTCCGCACATTTCATTACAATGCTGGTGAAGCTGCTGTGA